A single Bacillus sp. HMF5848 DNA region contains:
- the prmA gene encoding 50S ribosomal protein L11 methyltransferase: MKWSEITIQTSDEAVEAISNILHEAGASGVVIEDPRDLQRNWSTPFGEIYDLNPAEYPTEGVILKAYLLDNDELSRKIDDIHQAIENLRQFEINIGLNRISVGEVNEEEWANAWKQYYHPVRISECFTVVPTWEDYEPASEQEKIIQLDPGMAFGTGTHATTVLCLRALEKAVHEGDHVVDVGTGSGILSIGAAMLGASSVRALDLDDVAVKVSKENIALNKVEETISVEKNNLLHGIKEQADVIVANILADVILLFTDDAYRLLKHNGYFVVSGIIKEKKQLVLDGLQQSGFEDPEVSEQEDWVCITVRKL; encoded by the coding sequence GTGAAATGGTCAGAAATTACAATACAAACAAGTGATGAAGCTGTGGAGGCTATTTCAAACATTCTTCACGAAGCAGGCGCGAGTGGAGTTGTTATTGAAGATCCTCGTGACCTGCAGAGAAACTGGAGTACCCCATTTGGTGAAATTTATGATCTGAACCCAGCGGAGTATCCTACTGAAGGTGTTATTTTAAAAGCATATTTATTAGATAACGACGAGCTCTCTCGAAAAATAGACGACATTCACCAGGCTATTGAAAATTTACGCCAGTTTGAAATCAATATTGGTTTAAATAGAATATCTGTTGGTGAAGTGAACGAAGAAGAATGGGCTAATGCATGGAAGCAATATTATCATCCTGTGCGCATATCTGAATGTTTTACAGTTGTCCCAACTTGGGAAGACTATGAACCAGCAAGTGAACAAGAGAAAATTATTCAATTAGACCCTGGTATGGCATTTGGAACAGGCACACATGCGACAACAGTATTGTGCTTACGTGCTCTCGAGAAGGCTGTTCATGAAGGAGATCACGTAGTTGATGTAGGAACAGGATCGGGTATCTTGAGCATAGGTGCCGCCATGCTTGGTGCTTCTTCAGTTCGCGCTCTAGATTTAGATGATGTAGCTGTTAAAGTATCTAAAGAAAATATAGCGCTAAATAAAGTTGAGGAAACAATATCTGTAGAAAAAAATAACTTACTACATGGTATTAAAGAGCAAGCAGATGTTATTGTCGCTAATATTTTAGCGGATGTAATATTACTATTCACAGACGATGCATATCGACTATTAAAGCACAACGGTTACTTTGTTGTGTCAGGTATTATTAAAGAAAAGAAGCAATTGGTGCTTGATGGTCTGCAACAAAGTGGGTTTGAAGACCCTGAAGTATCCGAGCAAGAGGATTGGGTTTGTATCACAGTAAGAAAATTATGA
- the dnaJ gene encoding molecular chaperone DnaJ translates to MSKRDYYEVLGVEKGASKDEIKKAYRKLSKKYHPDINKEADAADKFKEIAEAYEVLTDDTKRAQYDRFGHAGANQQGFGGSGDFSDFGFGGFEDIFDTFFGGGGGRRRRDPNAPRQGADLQYTMTITFEEAAFGKETDIEIPREEECDTCHGSGAKAGTKPETCSHCHGTGQMSVEQNTPFGRIVNRRVCSYCNGTGKFIKDKCATCSGAGKVKKRKKIHVKIPAGVDDGQQLRVTGQGEPGVNGGPPGDLYIVFHVKPHEFFERDGDDIYCEMPLTYVQAALGDEIEVPTLHGKVKLKIPSGTQTGTKFRLRGKGVPNVRGYGQGDQHIRIRVITPTNLTEKQKQLLRDFAEISGQVPDEQHENFFSKVKRAFTGD, encoded by the coding sequence ATGAGCAAGCGCGATTATTACGAAGTCTTAGGCGTTGAAAAAGGTGCCTCTAAGGATGAAATCAAAAAAGCGTATCGTAAACTATCGAAAAAGTACCATCCAGATATAAATAAAGAAGCTGATGCGGCAGATAAATTTAAAGAAATAGCTGAAGCTTATGAGGTGTTAACTGACGATACGAAGCGAGCGCAGTACGACCGCTTTGGACATGCTGGAGCTAACCAGCAAGGATTCGGTGGGAGCGGTGATTTCAGCGACTTTGGCTTTGGTGGTTTTGAAGATATTTTCGATACATTTTTCGGTGGGGGTGGCGGAAGACGCCGTCGTGACCCGAATGCACCAAGACAAGGTGCTGATTTACAATATACAATGACTATTACTTTTGAGGAAGCTGCCTTCGGAAAAGAAACAGACATCGAAATTCCTCGTGAAGAAGAGTGTGATACATGTCATGGCTCTGGAGCTAAAGCTGGTACAAAACCAGAAACATGTTCACATTGTCATGGGACGGGGCAAATGTCTGTTGAGCAAAATACCCCATTTGGCCGTATTGTCAATAGACGTGTATGTTCATACTGTAATGGAACAGGTAAATTTATTAAAGATAAATGTGCGACATGCTCTGGTGCTGGTAAAGTGAAAAAACGTAAGAAGATTCATGTGAAAATTCCAGCGGGTGTAGATGATGGACAACAACTTCGTGTTACTGGTCAAGGTGAACCAGGCGTTAACGGAGGACCTCCAGGTGACTTATATATCGTATTCCATGTAAAGCCGCATGAGTTTTTTGAACGAGATGGGGACGATATATATTGTGAAATGCCATTAACTTATGTGCAAGCTGCTCTTGGAGATGAGATTGAAGTACCGACCTTACATGGAAAAGTAAAATTAAAAATTCCATCAGGTACACAAACAGGTACGAAATTCCGCTTAAGAGGTAAAGGTGTACCAAATGTTCGAGGGTACGGACAGGGTGATCAACATATTCGTATTCGTGTTATTACACCAACAAATTTAACAGAAAAACAAAAACAATTATTACGTGATTTTGCTGAAATTAGCGGACAAGTGCCTGATGAGCAGCATGAAAACTTTTTCTCAAAGGTGAAACGAGCTTTTACAGGAGATTGA
- the dnaK gene encoding molecular chaperone DnaK: MSKIIGIDLGTTNSCVAVLEGGEPKVIPNPEGNRTTPSVVAFKNGERQVGEVAKRQAITNPNTIISIKRHMGTDFKVEVEDKSFTPQEVSAMVLQHLKSYAEAYLGEPVTKAVITVPAYFNDAERQATKDAGKIAGLEVERIINEPTAAALAYGLDKTDEDQTILVYDLGGGTFDVSILELGDGVFEVKATAGDNRLGGDDFDQVIIDYLVQEFKKENGIDLSKDKMALQRLKDAAEKAKKDLSGVTSTQISLPFITAGEAGPLHLELTLSRAKFEEISLPLVERTMGPVRQAISDAGLSNSEIDKVILVGGSTRIPAVQEAIKKAVGKEPSKGVNPDEVVAMGAAIQGGVITGDVKDVVLLDVTPLSLGIETMGGVFTKLIERNTTIPTSKSQVFSTAADNQTAVDIHVLQGERSMAADNKTLGRFQLSDIPPAPRGIPQIEVSFDIDKNGIVSVRAKDLGTNKEQSIVIKSSTNLSDDEIDRMVKEAESNAEADKKRKEEVDLRNEADQLVFTVDKTLKDLEDKVSEEEKAKATEAKDALKAALEKNESIDDIRAKKDALQEIVQQLSVKLYEEAAKAQQAGQGAGEAEGATKQDDDVVDAEFEEVDNNK, encoded by the coding sequence ATGAGCAAAATTATCGGAATTGACTTAGGAACAACAAACTCGTGTGTGGCTGTTCTTGAGGGTGGAGAACCAAAGGTTATTCCTAACCCGGAAGGAAATCGTACAACACCTTCTGTTGTTGCATTCAAAAATGGTGAACGCCAAGTAGGTGAAGTGGCAAAACGCCAAGCTATCACGAATCCTAACACGATTATCTCAATTAAACGTCATATGGGTACTGATTTCAAGGTTGAAGTGGAAGATAAATCATTTACTCCTCAAGAGGTTTCTGCGATGGTTCTTCAGCATTTAAAATCTTACGCTGAAGCATATTTAGGAGAGCCTGTTACTAAAGCAGTTATAACAGTTCCTGCGTACTTCAATGATGCTGAACGACAAGCTACCAAAGATGCAGGTAAGATTGCAGGATTAGAAGTTGAACGTATTATTAACGAGCCAACTGCTGCAGCATTAGCATATGGTTTAGATAAAACAGACGAAGATCAAACAATTCTTGTTTATGACCTAGGTGGTGGTACGTTTGACGTATCTATCCTTGAACTAGGTGATGGTGTGTTTGAAGTAAAAGCTACTGCAGGTGACAATCGTCTTGGTGGAGATGATTTTGACCAAGTTATTATTGATTATCTTGTACAAGAATTCAAAAAAGAAAACGGAATTGATTTATCAAAAGATAAAATGGCTTTACAACGTTTAAAGGATGCTGCTGAGAAAGCGAAAAAGGATTTGTCAGGTGTAACGAGCACACAAATTTCTTTACCGTTTATCACAGCTGGAGAAGCAGGTCCTCTTCATTTAGAGTTAACTCTATCTCGTGCTAAATTTGAAGAAATTTCTTTACCGTTAGTTGAGCGTACAATGGGTCCTGTTCGCCAAGCAATCTCCGATGCAGGTCTATCTAATAGTGAAATTGATAAAGTTATCCTTGTAGGTGGATCAACTCGTATTCCTGCAGTTCAAGAGGCTATTAAAAAAGCAGTTGGAAAAGAGCCAAGCAAAGGTGTAAACCCAGATGAGGTTGTTGCAATGGGGGCAGCCATCCAAGGTGGCGTTATTACAGGAGATGTTAAAGACGTTGTACTTCTTGACGTTACTCCACTTTCATTAGGTATCGAAACAATGGGTGGTGTATTTACAAAATTAATCGAGCGTAACACAACAATACCTACAAGTAAGTCACAAGTATTCTCAACTGCGGCTGACAATCAAACAGCTGTTGATATCCATGTACTTCAAGGTGAGCGTTCAATGGCTGCTGATAACAAGACACTTGGTAGATTCCAACTAAGTGATATTCCACCAGCACCACGTGGTATTCCACAAATTGAAGTATCATTTGACATTGATAAAAACGGTATCGTAAGTGTCCGTGCAAAAGATCTTGGTACTAATAAAGAGCAATCTATTGTTATCAAATCTTCTACAAACTTATCAGACGATGAAATTGATCGTATGGTTAAAGAAGCAGAGTCAAATGCTGAAGCGGATAAAAAGCGTAAAGAAGAAGTTGACTTGCGTAACGAAGCGGATCAATTAGTATTCACTGTGGACAAAACTCTAAAAGACTTAGAGGATAAAGTGTCTGAAGAAGAAAAAGCAAAAGCAACAGAGGCGAAAGATGCTTTAAAAGCAGCGCTTGAAAAGAATGAAAGCATCGATGATATTCGTGCAAAGAAGGATGCTCTTCAAGAAATTGTACAGCAGCTATCGGTGAAGCTATATGAAGAAGCTGCAAAAGCACAACAAGCAGGCCAAGGGGCTGGAGAAGCTGAAGGCGCTACTAAACAGGATGATGACGTAGTAGATGCAGAATTTGAAGAAGTAGATAATAATAAGTAA
- the grpE gene encoding nucleotide exchange factor GrpE: MENEKTVADQNELENEANEQVDAQVEPSDTNTSDVEQIRDTDTASQNESAQVTELTAKLEETENRLLRLQADFDNYRRRVRLDMEAAEKYRAQSLINDILPALDNFERAMKVEATDDASKSLMKGMEMVYRQLLDALTKEGVEAIQAVGEQFDPHLHQAVMQEDNSDYPANTVIEEFQKGYKLKDRVIRPSMVKVNN; this comes from the coding sequence CAGAATGAACTAGAAAATGAAGCTAACGAACAAGTTGATGCTCAAGTTGAACCAAGCGACACTAATACAAGTGATGTTGAGCAAATTAGAGATACTGATACAGCTAGTCAAAATGAAAGTGCACAAGTAACTGAACTAACAGCAAAGCTAGAGGAAACCGAAAATCGTTTACTCCGCTTACAAGCTGATTTTGACAACTATCGACGCCGTGTACGACTTGACATGGAGGCGGCTGAAAAATATAGAGCACAAAGCTTAATTAATGATATTTTACCAGCATTGGATAACTTTGAAAGAGCGATGAAAGTAGAAGCTACTGATGATGCAAGTAAATCGCTAATGAAAGGGATGGAAATGGTTTATCGCCAGCTATTAGATGCTTTAACTAAAGAAGGTGTTGAAGCTATTCAAGCTGTCGGAGAACAATTTGATCCACATCTTCATCAAGCTGTGATGCAGGAGGACAATTCAGATTATCCAGCAAACACTGTGATTGAAGAGTTCCAAAAAGGTTACAAGTTAAAAGATCGCGTCATTCGCCCGTCTATGGTTAAGGTAAATAACTAG